In one window of Bradyrhizobium sp. AZCC 1721 DNA:
- a CDS encoding LysR family transcriptional regulator, whose translation MMTLRQVEVIRAVMVTGTIGGAARLLNVSAPGISRLVKYTEKSLGVRFFQRQNGRYFPTAEARNIFEQINGVYEKMDDLSEIISKIGRGDLSELRIGSVPSISQVMVPRAIERVRRRYPELRIDINILKIEEAVDYLLLGRGDCVAMSYRLEHPGLDFLPLASGELFCIVPAGHELAGCKQVSAKEIIRYPLIGIDPNDPYGRIMAEIFARNKLDYDITIRARFGTTVCALVKAGLGIAVIDQFTVAHGGYPGVELLKIVEPTRFDTYIAVKRGAPLSLHIEHFIDCLRSEMRAVGPGKAALRKPDPKPRKK comes from the coding sequence ATGATGACGCTTCGCCAGGTCGAGGTGATCCGCGCCGTGATGGTGACCGGCACGATCGGCGGAGCTGCGAGACTTCTGAACGTATCCGCGCCGGGCATCAGCCGGCTGGTGAAATATACCGAGAAGTCGCTGGGCGTCCGCTTCTTCCAGCGTCAGAACGGGCGCTATTTCCCGACAGCGGAAGCCCGCAACATCTTCGAGCAGATCAACGGCGTCTACGAGAAGATGGACGATCTCTCCGAGATCATCTCCAAGATCGGACGCGGCGATCTGTCCGAACTGCGCATCGGCTCGGTGCCGAGCATCTCGCAGGTGATGGTGCCGCGCGCGATCGAGCGGGTGCGGCGCCGCTATCCCGAATTGCGGATCGACATCAACATCCTCAAAATCGAGGAAGCCGTCGACTACCTGTTGCTCGGCCGCGGCGATTGCGTCGCCATGAGCTACCGGCTCGAGCATCCCGGGCTGGATTTCCTGCCGCTGGCGTCGGGAGAATTGTTCTGCATCGTGCCGGCGGGGCATGAGCTTGCCGGGTGCAAGCAGGTCTCGGCCAAAGAGATCATCCGCTATCCGCTGATCGGCATCGATCCCAACGATCCCTATGGACGGATCATGGCGGAGATATTTGCGCGCAACAAACTCGACTACGACATCACCATCCGCGCCCGCTTCGGCACCACGGTGTGCGCGCTGGTGAAAGCCGGCCTCGGCATCGCCGTGATCGACCAGTTTACCGTCGCGCATGGCGGCTATCCCGGCGTCGAACTATTGAAGATCGTCGAGCCGACCAGGTTCGACACCTACATCGCGGTAAAGCGTGGCGCTCCGCTGTCGCTGCACATCGAGCATTTTATCGACTGCCTGCGCTCGGAAATGCGGGCGGTGGGGCCGGGCAAGGCGGCGCTGCGAAAGCCCGATCCCAAGCCGCGCAAGAAATAA
- a CDS encoding shikimate dehydrogenase, with translation MSPAARPIAPADRRFLTGLIGAPIAHSASPAMHERAAEALGAHCHYQLIEVAGAGREELRLLLDGVRRLGFAGVNVTFPYKEAVVSLLDELSPGARAIGAVNTVVVRDHRLIGHNTDTTGFARAITELVRDPAQSIVAVIGAGGVGKAIAFALAGIGVAEIRIFDTYAAKATQLAGLIESRGSTKVADSVEEAMRGVSGVVNGSPVGMLPNRRTPVPDALLHRDIWVADAVYTPLWTPLLNAAKAKGAEVMTGRELAIYQAADAFELFTGLKPSAVEMGNAFDAVMAKRYAKVNAA, from the coding sequence ATGAGCCCTGCCGCCCGCCCGATTGCTCCGGCCGATCGCCGTTTCCTCACCGGCCTGATCGGCGCGCCGATTGCGCATTCAGCATCGCCGGCGATGCATGAGCGGGCCGCCGAAGCGCTCGGCGCTCATTGCCACTACCAGCTTATCGAAGTTGCCGGTGCAGGCCGCGAAGAATTGCGGTTGCTGCTCGACGGCGTGCGGCGCCTCGGCTTTGCGGGCGTCAACGTCACCTTCCCGTACAAGGAAGCGGTGGTTTCCCTGCTCGACGAATTGTCGCCCGGTGCGCGCGCGATCGGCGCCGTCAACACCGTCGTGGTCCGGGATCACCGGCTGATCGGGCACAACACCGACACAACGGGATTTGCCCGGGCGATCACCGAACTCGTCCGCGATCCCGCGCAGAGCATTGTCGCGGTGATCGGCGCGGGCGGTGTCGGCAAGGCGATCGCGTTTGCGCTTGCCGGCATTGGCGTGGCGGAAATCAGGATCTTCGACACTTATGCAGCCAAGGCAACGCAACTTGCCGGCCTGATCGAGAGCCGTGGCAGCACAAAGGTTGCCGATAGCGTCGAGGAAGCCATGCGCGGCGTCAGCGGCGTGGTCAATGGCTCGCCGGTCGGCATGCTGCCGAACCGTCGCACGCCTGTGCCGGATGCGCTGCTGCACAGGGATATTTGGGTGGCGGACGCGGTCTACACGCCGCTCTGGACGCCGCTGTTGAATGCCGCCAAAGCGAAGGGCGCCGAGGTCATGACCGGACGCGAGCTCGCGATCTACCAGGCGGCGGACGCCTTCGAACTGTTCACGGGACTGAAGCCATCGGCCGTCGAGATGGGAAATGCATTCGACGCCGTGATGGCCAAACGCTACGCTAAAGTGAATGCAGCGTAA
- a CDS encoding ABC transporter substrate-binding protein yields MRSGIFAGLLLATVSAATAFAQGAPIKLADVAELSGGGATVGNNWKNGIDLAIEEINAKGGVLGRKLEVTHADSQSNPGVARAQVQKALDNEPYVLLGPGYSGSVKVTSPLAAEAGITQIMGGEAAELTQGGNKFLFRTSFGQQSSMPKVAKYINDELKAKSVAIVWVNNDFGKGGRDVITKEFAKYNIKVAADLSTEAGQADFAADVSKIKAAAPDAVFVYLNEEESARILKELKRQAVAAPLVGETTLVGQKVVELAGDAANGARGHVGLTTDAPVDLVKAFREKFVKKYNYVPDHNGLKGYLAIYMVKATTEKMGKVDAKKFADTLHGLTIKAASEPGILMDVTFDEKGDIDRQGFLVEIVEGKQVVKQVLPKLN; encoded by the coding sequence ATGAGATCTGGAATCTTTGCCGGGCTATTGCTCGCTACCGTATCGGCCGCAACCGCATTTGCGCAGGGAGCACCGATCAAGCTCGCCGATGTCGCCGAACTGTCGGGCGGCGGCGCCACCGTTGGCAACAACTGGAAAAACGGCATCGATCTCGCGATCGAGGAGATCAACGCCAAGGGCGGCGTGCTCGGCCGCAAGCTCGAAGTCACGCATGCGGATTCGCAATCGAATCCCGGCGTTGCCCGCGCGCAGGTGCAGAAGGCGCTCGACAATGAGCCCTACGTCCTGCTCGGGCCCGGCTACTCGGGCTCGGTCAAGGTTACCTCGCCGCTCGCCGCGGAAGCCGGCATCACCCAGATCATGGGTGGCGAGGCGGCTGAACTGACACAGGGCGGCAACAAGTTTCTGTTCCGCACCTCGTTCGGCCAGCAATCCTCGATGCCAAAAGTCGCGAAGTACATCAACGATGAGCTGAAGGCCAAATCGGTCGCGATCGTCTGGGTCAACAACGACTTCGGCAAAGGCGGACGCGACGTCATCACTAAGGAATTCGCCAAATACAACATCAAGGTCGCGGCAGACCTTTCCACCGAAGCGGGACAGGCCGATTTCGCCGCCGACGTCAGCAAGATCAAGGCCGCGGCGCCCGATGCGGTCTTCGTCTACCTCAACGAGGAAGAAAGCGCGCGCATCCTGAAAGAGCTGAAGCGCCAGGCAGTCGCTGCGCCGCTGGTGGGCGAGACTACCCTGGTTGGTCAAAAGGTCGTCGAACTGGCTGGAGACGCGGCCAACGGCGCGCGCGGCCACGTCGGGCTTACCACCGACGCACCCGTCGATCTGGTCAAGGCCTTCCGGGAAAAGTTCGTCAAGAAGTACAACTACGTGCCCGATCACAACGGACTCAAGGGCTATCTCGCGATCTACATGGTCAAGGCGACCACCGAGAAGATGGGCAAGGTCGACGCCAAAAAATTCGCCGATACGCTTCACGGCCTCACCATCAAGGCCGCGAGCGAGCCCGGCATCCTGATGGATGTGACTTTCGATGAGAAAGGCGACATCGATCGCCAGGGATTCCTGGTCGAGATCGTCGAGGGCAAGCAGGTCGTCAAGCAGGTGCTGCCGAAGCTGAATTGA
- a CDS encoding branched-chain amino acid ABC transporter permease, giving the protein MSNLLDLLVAGLATGAIYALVAVGFTLLWQTSQTINFAQGEFVMLPAFLMLAVMHAGAPFWLAIILGILLSLLLLGLGFKLLLVDPMLRHGVLPLAIATMALAIGMKEAVKQFFSAEASPFPSIVPVGDVWILGRVVSLQSLGVLALAIAVVIGLTALLNRTSIGHQMQATAQNPTVARIIGVPVERMILLTFLINAFLVALASLLITPIYLAKFSSGEVLGQAAFIAAIVGGFNQVRGAIAGGLLIGVVDNLAAAYVSTQYRAAVPLILLIVIILFRPQGLLGRPEERTV; this is encoded by the coding sequence ATGTCCAATCTGCTCGATCTGCTCGTGGCAGGCCTAGCGACCGGGGCGATCTATGCCCTTGTCGCCGTCGGTTTCACGCTGCTGTGGCAGACGTCGCAAACCATCAATTTCGCGCAAGGCGAATTCGTGATGCTGCCGGCGTTCCTGATGCTGGCGGTAATGCATGCGGGCGCGCCGTTCTGGCTCGCCATCATCCTTGGCATCCTGCTGTCGCTGCTGCTGTTGGGGCTCGGCTTTAAGCTGCTGCTGGTCGACCCGATGCTGCGGCACGGCGTGCTGCCACTCGCGATCGCAACCATGGCGCTCGCGATCGGCATGAAAGAGGCGGTGAAGCAGTTCTTCAGCGCGGAAGCCTCGCCGTTCCCCTCTATCGTGCCGGTCGGTGATGTCTGGATCCTCGGCCGCGTGGTCTCGTTGCAGAGCCTCGGCGTGCTCGCACTTGCGATCGCCGTGGTGATCGGCCTGACTGCGCTTTTGAACCGCACGTCGATCGGTCACCAGATGCAAGCGACCGCACAGAATCCGACGGTTGCCCGCATCATCGGCGTGCCGGTCGAACGCATGATCCTGCTGACGTTCCTGATCAACGCGTTTCTGGTGGCCTTGGCGTCGCTGCTGATTACCCCGATTTATCTGGCGAAATTCTCCTCCGGCGAAGTGCTGGGGCAGGCGGCGTTCATCGCGGCGATCGTCGGCGGCTTCAACCAGGTGCGCGGCGCCATTGCCGGTGGGCTGTTGATCGGCGTCGTCGACAATCTGGCGGCGGCCTATGTATCGACGCAGTACCGTGCCGCGGTGCCGTTGATCCTGCTGATCGTCATCATCCTGTTTCGTCCGCAGGGGCTGCTCGGCCGGCCCGAGGAGCGCACGGTATGA
- a CDS encoding branched-chain amino acid ABC transporter permease, translated as MTAIGKYWRIALGVAVIAALIIVPMNFNRYGLYILSQWTVMTIAAMGLNLTLGYAGQVSLAQGAFVGIGAYAAAIMTTQGMPLIAALGVAIVLCFAIGWILGYPALRVQHHYLAFVTLAFSTLAFLVFRNEDWLTKGIYGISNIPRPNVLGFATNRPLPFYYFCLGSLGIVSLAMWWLIRSPWGRAFVALRENPVRALSLGIDTRRYTLMAFAIGSALGGVAGTLYAPLTQYIDPVPFNLSLSLDLLMMVIVGGSGFFFGPFLGAMIAVLLPEWLRFTQGYYLMLYAVAVMLLLIYSPTGILGILDRYLTERRTKAASALRAVAKSRLETAP; from the coding sequence ATGACCGCAATCGGAAAATACTGGCGTATTGCCCTCGGCGTTGCCGTCATCGCGGCGCTGATCATCGTGCCGATGAATTTCAACCGCTATGGCCTGTATATCCTCAGCCAATGGACGGTGATGACGATTGCCGCAATGGGGCTCAATCTGACGCTGGGATATGCCGGCCAGGTTTCGCTGGCGCAGGGCGCCTTCGTCGGCATCGGCGCCTACGCGGCAGCGATCATGACCACGCAGGGCATGCCGCTGATTGCGGCGCTCGGCGTTGCGATCGTGCTGTGTTTTGCGATCGGATGGATCCTGGGCTATCCGGCGCTGCGCGTGCAGCACCATTACCTTGCCTTCGTGACGCTGGCGTTCTCGACGCTGGCCTTCCTGGTGTTCCGCAACGAGGACTGGCTCACCAAGGGCATCTACGGCATCTCCAATATTCCGCGGCCGAATGTCCTTGGCTTCGCGACCAACCGGCCGCTGCCGTTCTATTATTTCTGCCTCGGCTCGCTCGGCATCGTCTCGCTGGCGATGTGGTGGCTGATCCGCTCGCCCTGGGGCCGCGCGTTCGTGGCGCTGCGCGAAAATCCGGTGCGGGCGCTATCGCTCGGCATCGACACGCGCCGCTATACGCTGATGGCGTTCGCAATCGGGTCGGCGCTTGGCGGCGTCGCCGGCACGCTTTATGCGCCGCTGACGCAATATATCGATCCGGTTCCGTTCAACCTCTCGCTCTCGCTCGATCTATTGATGATGGTGATCGTCGGCGGCTCCGGATTCTTCTTCGGGCCGTTCCTCGGCGCAATGATTGCGGTGCTGCTGCCGGAATGGCTGCGCTTCACGCAAGGCTACTATTTGATGCTCTATGCGGTCGCCGTGATGCTGCTTCTGATCTACTCGCCGACCGGCATTCTCGGCATCCTCGACCGCTATCTGACCGAGCGTCGCACCAAGGCGGCGTCCGCCTTGCGGGCAGTGGCTAAATCCCGGCTGGAGACGGCACCATGA
- a CDS encoding ABC transporter ATP-binding protein: protein MTAVLEVSNIKKSFGGIKAVDGVSFDVQEGEILGLIGPNGCGKSTLFNCILGQLTPTDGEVKVDGKTVTGLRPSELNRLGVSRTFQLLQVFPKLSVRENLILAGQEHQGNMVSRLFGPSDAGLSAAADQIIGFFKLDHLATEAAGGLSYGQQKLLDAAMAFMGGPRLVLLDEPAGGVNLTMLGDLKERLAAINREKRATFVVIEHNMEFVMSLCTRVMVMAEGRLLAMGTPGEVRANPAVIEAYLGH, encoded by the coding sequence ATGACCGCAGTCCTCGAAGTCAGCAACATCAAGAAGAGTTTTGGGGGCATCAAGGCGGTCGACGGCGTCAGCTTCGACGTGCAGGAGGGCGAGATCCTCGGGCTGATCGGCCCGAACGGCTGCGGCAAGTCCACGCTGTTCAACTGCATCCTCGGGCAACTCACGCCGACCGATGGCGAGGTAAAGGTCGACGGCAAAACCGTCACGGGATTGCGGCCGTCCGAGCTGAATCGTCTGGGCGTCAGCCGCACCTTCCAGCTTCTGCAGGTATTCCCGAAACTCTCGGTGCGCGAAAACCTGATCCTTGCCGGCCAGGAGCATCAGGGCAACATGGTGTCGCGGCTGTTCGGCCCCTCCGATGCCGGGCTGAGCGCGGCGGCCGACCAGATCATCGGCTTCTTCAAGCTCGACCATCTCGCCACCGAAGCCGCAGGCGGGCTGTCGTACGGCCAGCAAAAGCTGCTCGACGCCGCGATGGCGTTCATGGGTGGCCCGCGGCTGGTGCTGCTCGATGAACCGGCCGGCGGCGTCAACCTCACCATGCTCGGGGATCTCAAGGAACGGCTGGCGGCGATCAACCGCGAGAAGCGCGCCACCTTCGTCGTGATCGAGCACAACATGGAATTCGTGATGTCGCTATGCACGCGCGTGATGGTGATGGCGGAAGGCAGACTGCTGGCGATGGGCACGCCTGGCGAAGTCCGCGCCAATCCCGCCGTCATCGAAGCCTATCTCGGCCACTAA
- a CDS encoding ABC transporter ATP-binding protein — protein sequence MSDAILDVQGLIGGYGKMTILNGTSFSVPAGSITTVIGPNGAGKSTVFKAIFGLLKLREGRIVFKGRDVTGLSQRELLTSGICYVPQGRNIFPELSVRDNIQLGAVVAGRDITDLPARIEAALDKFPALRRRAAQQASTLSGGEQKQLEIVRGLLLNPQLVLIDEPSIGLSPLMVQQTFNMLKELRDRGVSILMIEQNARSALEISDYGIVLELGQTRLVDKAERVLNDPRIGQLFLGGAMTETAA from the coding sequence ATGAGCGATGCTATCCTGGATGTTCAAGGCCTCATCGGCGGCTATGGCAAGATGACGATTCTCAACGGCACCAGTTTTTCGGTGCCGGCGGGCTCCATCACCACCGTAATCGGCCCGAATGGCGCTGGAAAATCCACCGTGTTCAAGGCGATCTTCGGGCTGTTGAAGCTGCGTGAAGGCAGGATCGTATTCAAAGGGCGGGACGTTACCGGGCTGAGCCAACGCGAATTGCTGACGTCAGGCATCTGCTATGTGCCGCAGGGACGCAACATCTTCCCCGAATTGTCGGTGCGCGACAACATCCAGCTCGGCGCCGTCGTCGCCGGGCGGGACATCACCGATCTGCCCGCGCGAATCGAGGCGGCGCTCGACAAGTTTCCGGCGCTGCGCAGAAGGGCAGCGCAGCAGGCGTCCACGCTGTCGGGCGGCGAGCAGAAGCAGCTCGAGATCGTCCGCGGCCTGCTGCTCAACCCGCAACTGGTGCTGATCGACGAGCCCTCGATCGGGCTGTCGCCGCTGATGGTGCAGCAGACCTTCAACATGCTGAAGGAATTGCGCGACCGCGGCGTGTCGATCCTGATGATCGAGCAGAATGCGCGCTCGGCGCTGGAGATTTCAGATTACGGCATCGTGCTCGAACTCGGCCAGACCCGGCTCGTCGACAAAGCGGAGCGGGTGCTGAACGATCCCCGCATCGGGCAATTGTTCCTGGGTGGCGCCATGACGGAAACTGCAGCATGA
- a CDS encoding bifunctional sugar phosphate isomerase/epimerase/4-hydroxyphenylpyruvate dioxygenase family protein encodes MNQRSIATVSLSGALDEKLRAIAASGFDAVEIFENDLLSFAGSPRDVGQMCRDLGLSICAFQPFRDFEGMPEPQRGRNFARAERKFDLMQELQTDLMLICSNISPASIGGIDRAAADFRELGERAAARGLRVGYEALAWGLHVNDYRDAWEIVRRADHKSIGIILDSFHALAPSFPTLPIQSIPADKIFLVQLADAPKLGLDVLSWSRHFRCFPGQGDLPVARFVEDVLATDYAGPLSLEIFNDQFRAGSAVRTATDGLRSLILLEDDVRSAASSAPAKPLPPKARSRGVGFIEFAVSEEKASDLAALFGQLGFRKTGAHRSKDVERWSQGHIDLVINCEPDSFAHSHFVAHGPGVCAIAVDVDDAGSTMARAEALQARTFYQPVGPGELEIPAIRGVGGSLLYFREQAGKNWELDFEPLRSDAATDRLDAVDHISQSMPYDEMLSWLLFYTGILDLKRLPQFEIADPVGLVQSQALINANENLRVVLNGSSATRTLSARFIHEFFGSGVQHVAFSCRDIFAAVADMRARGADFLKIPDNYYDDIEAKYGLDATTMAALRDNQILYDREGEGEFFQAYTHAFDERFFFEIVERRDYHGFGAANAAIRLAAQTRESRPFTMPRA; translated from the coding sequence ATGAACCAGCGCTCGATCGCTACCGTTTCGCTCAGTGGCGCGCTCGACGAAAAGCTGCGGGCGATCGCTGCATCCGGATTCGACGCCGTCGAGATCTTCGAGAACGACCTCTTGTCGTTCGCAGGCAGCCCGCGCGACGTCGGCCAGATGTGCCGGGATCTCGGGCTGTCGATCTGCGCCTTCCAGCCATTTCGCGACTTCGAGGGCATGCCGGAGCCGCAGCGAGGGCGCAATTTCGCCCGCGCCGAGCGCAAGTTCGACTTGATGCAGGAATTGCAGACCGACTTGATGCTGATCTGCAGCAACATCTCGCCGGCCTCGATCGGCGGCATCGACCGCGCGGCGGCCGATTTTCGCGAACTGGGTGAACGGGCCGCCGCGCGAGGCTTGCGCGTCGGCTATGAGGCGCTCGCCTGGGGACTTCACGTCAACGATTATCGTGACGCCTGGGAGATCGTGCGGCGCGCCGACCACAAATCGATCGGCATCATCCTCGATAGCTTTCATGCGCTGGCGCCGTCGTTCCCGACGCTGCCGATTCAATCGATCCCGGCCGACAAGATCTTTCTGGTGCAGCTCGCCGACGCGCCGAAACTCGGCCTCGACGTACTGTCCTGGAGCCGGCACTTCCGCTGCTTCCCGGGGCAGGGTGACCTGCCGGTCGCGCGCTTCGTGGAAGACGTGCTCGCTACCGACTATGCCGGCCCGCTGTCGCTGGAAATATTCAACGACCAGTTTCGCGCGGGCTCGGCGGTGCGCACCGCGACCGACGGGCTACGCTCGCTGATCCTGCTCGAGGATGACGTCCGTAGCGCCGCCTCGAGCGCTCCGGCAAAGCCACTGCCGCCGAAGGCGCGCAGCCGCGGCGTCGGCTTCATCGAATTCGCCGTCAGTGAAGAGAAAGCCAGCGACCTCGCGGCGCTGTTCGGCCAACTCGGCTTTCGCAAGACGGGAGCGCATCGCAGCAAGGACGTCGAGCGTTGGTCGCAGGGCCATATCGATCTCGTGATCAATTGCGAGCCTGATAGCTTTGCGCATTCGCATTTTGTCGCGCACGGTCCCGGGGTCTGCGCTATCGCTGTTGATGTCGATGACGCCGGCAGCACCATGGCGCGCGCCGAAGCGCTGCAGGCGCGCACCTTCTATCAGCCGGTAGGGCCGGGCGAGCTTGAAATCCCGGCGATCCGCGGCGTCGGCGGCAGTCTGCTGTATTTTCGGGAGCAAGCCGGCAAGAACTGGGAGCTCGATTTCGAGCCGCTGCGCAGCGATGCGGCTACCGATCGTCTCGACGCCGTCGACCACATCTCGCAATCGATGCCCTACGATGAGATGCTGTCGTGGCTATTATTCTATACCGGCATTCTCGATCTGAAGCGTCTGCCTCAGTTCGAGATCGCCGATCCGGTCGGCCTGGTGCAGAGCCAGGCGCTGATCAACGCCAACGAAAACCTGCGGGTGGTTCTGAACGGTTCATCGGCGACACGCACGCTGTCGGCCCGCTTCATCCACGAATTCTTCGGCTCCGGCGTCCAGCACGTCGCGTTCTCCTGCCGCGATATCTTTGCAGCCGTGGCCGACATGCGCGCGCGGGGTGCAGATTTCCTGAAGATTCCCGACAATTACTACGACGATATCGAGGCCAAATACGGCCTCGACGCCACGACGATGGCGGCGCTGCGCGACAATCAGATTCTCTACGATCGCGAAGGCGAGGGCGAATTCTTCCAGGCCTATACCCATGCCTTCGACGAGCGGTTTTTCTTCGAGATCGTCGAGCGGCGCGACTATCATGGCTTCGGCGCTGCCAACGCCGCGATCAGGCTCGCCGCCCAGACCCGGGAATCCCGGCCGTTCACCATGCCACGGGCTTGA
- a CDS encoding cation:proton antiporter domain-containing protein, whose amino-acid sequence MKRGSARLALWVIPVVVLTATLAEAAEDATRPSEFILILQIVLLITIGRGLGEIMQRIGQPSVIGELLAGLLLGPSLFGWVWPSAHAAIFPPSAEQKALIEGLAQFGILLLLLLTGMETDLKLVRKVGRAAIIVSIAGIVVPFLCGFLLGQILPDSLLPHPEARLVASVFLGTALSISSVKIVAVVVREMNFMRRNVGQIIIATAIIDDTIGWIIIAVIFSLAAQGTFDLVSVGQAVLGTLIFLAISFTIGRRLAFRLIRWANDTLVSASAVITVILLLMGGMALITHAIGVHTVLGAFVAGVLVGESPILTRQIDERLRGLITSLFMPVFFGLAGLNADLTVLKDPNLLSLTALLVLIASIGKFGGAYVGGSLSGMNRYECFALASGMNARGSTEVIIASIGLSMGVLSQNLFSMIVTMAILTTIAMPPMLRAALSRLPMKADEKERLEREELEEKGFTANLERLLLAVDESANAKFASHLAGLLAGARGIPITVLHIGARAKRQERKRDEEESPESAVRSAARSIVDSGPDEAAREIDVTTRAKSKRPADAVIDEARKGFDLLIVGMEKVIGTRNGFDERIENATSGFDGPLAIVAARGSHLKQPAASSSFRILVPVSGSGISRRGAEVAIALARPGSTSVRFIHVATTRDRGGRGAANISLPQREAILKAAGSLAAHYGIEATTAIRAGVSPEHAILREIESSGADLVVLGVDRIQGETLSFGGVASAVLKNSSASVLLIST is encoded by the coding sequence ATGAAGCGGGGGTCGGCCCGGCTGGCATTGTGGGTTATTCCCGTCGTGGTGCTGACGGCCACGTTGGCCGAGGCGGCCGAAGACGCCACGCGTCCCTCCGAATTCATCCTGATCCTTCAGATCGTGCTGTTGATCACGATCGGCCGCGGGCTCGGCGAGATCATGCAGCGGATCGGCCAGCCGTCGGTGATCGGCGAACTGCTCGCAGGGCTGCTGCTCGGCCCGTCGCTGTTCGGATGGGTCTGGCCCTCGGCGCACGCAGCGATTTTTCCGCCCTCCGCTGAGCAGAAGGCCCTGATCGAAGGTCTCGCCCAGTTCGGCATTCTGTTGTTGCTGCTGCTGACGGGAATGGAAACCGATCTGAAACTGGTCAGGAAAGTCGGCAGGGCCGCGATCATCGTTTCCATCGCCGGCATCGTCGTTCCCTTCCTGTGCGGCTTTTTGCTCGGGCAAATCCTGCCCGATAGCCTGCTTCCGCATCCGGAGGCACGCCTGGTCGCCTCGGTGTTCCTGGGCACGGCGCTATCGATTTCTTCGGTGAAGATTGTCGCCGTCGTCGTTCGCGAGATGAATTTCATGCGCCGCAATGTCGGCCAGATCATCATCGCGACGGCGATCATCGATGACACGATCGGCTGGATCATCATTGCGGTGATCTTCAGCCTTGCCGCGCAGGGCACGTTCGACCTGGTCTCGGTGGGGCAGGCGGTGCTGGGGACGCTGATCTTCCTGGCCATCAGTTTCACGATCGGGCGGCGGCTGGCATTTCGGTTGATTCGCTGGGCCAACGATACGCTGGTCAGCGCCTCCGCCGTGATCACGGTGATCCTCCTGCTGATGGGCGGCATGGCCCTGATCACCCATGCGATCGGCGTGCACACAGTGCTCGGCGCGTTTGTCGCCGGCGTGCTGGTCGGCGAATCGCCGATCCTGACCCGGCAGATCGACGAGCGATTGCGCGGGCTGATCACCAGCCTGTTCATGCCGGTATTCTTCGGTCTGGCGGGATTGAACGCGGACCTGACGGTTCTGAAGGATCCGAATTTGCTATCGCTCACGGCGCTGCTGGTGCTGATTGCAAGCATTGGAAAATTCGGCGGCGCCTACGTCGGCGGCAGTCTCAGCGGAATGAACCGCTACGAGTGCTTTGCGCTGGCAAGCGGCATGAATGCGCGAGGGTCGACGGAGGTCATCATCGCCAGCATCGGCCTTTCCATGGGCGTGCTGAGCCAGAACCTGTTCTCTATGATCGTCACCATGGCGATCCTGACCACCATCGCCATGCCGCCGATGCTGCGCGCTGCGCTGTCGCGGCTTCCCATGAAGGCGGACGAGAAGGAGAGGCTTGAACGAGAGGAACTGGAAGAGAAAGGATTTACCGCAAATCTGGAGCGTTTGCTGCTCGCGGTGGACGAGAGTGCCAACGCGAAGTTTGCATCCCATCTCGCCGGCCTCCTCGCGGGCGCGCGGGGTATTCCGATCACCGTGCTGCATATCGGCGCCCGTGCGAAGCGTCAGGAAAGAAAGCGCGACGAGGAAGAAAGCCCTGAAAGCGCGGTGAGGAGCGCGGCAAGGAGCATCGTCGATTCCGGCCCGGACGAGGCCGCGCGTGAGATCGACGTCACGACGCGCGCCAAGAGCAAAAGGCCGGCGGATGCCGTCATCGACGAGGCCCGGAAGGGGTTCGATCTGCTGATTGTCGGAATGGAAAAGGTGATCGGGACCAGGAACGGGTTTGATGAAAGAATCGAGAACGCTACATCAGGCTTCGATGGCCCGCTCGCCATCGTCGCCGCGAGGGGCAGCCATCTCAAGCAGCCCGCGGCAAGCTCTTCATTCAGGATTCTGGTCCCCGTGTCGGGTAGCGGCATCTCGCGCCGGGGTGCCGAAGTGGCAATTGCGCTGGCCCGTCCGGGTTCGACATCGGTCCGGTTCATCCATGTCGCTACGACCAGGGATCGGGGAGGACGTGGCGCTGCCAATATTTCATTGCCGCAACGGGAGGCGATCCTGAAAGCCGCCGGTTCGCTTGCTGCACATTATGGCATCGAGGCAACGACGGCGATCCGCGCCGGCGTATCACCCGAGCACGCAATCCTTCGCGAAATCGAAAGCAGCGGCGCTGATCTGGTTGTCCTGGGAGTCGACCGCATACAAGGCGAGACTCTCAGCTTTGGAGGCGTTGCATCTGCCGTTCTGAAGAACTCGAGCGCCTCGGTCTTGCTGATATCAACCTAA